In Cystobacter fuscus DSM 2262, one DNA window encodes the following:
- a CDS encoding reverse transcriptase domain-containing protein, translating to MLLRLIGKWLKAGILEEGNVTYPDEGTPQGGVISPVLANIYLHEVLDVWFEKEVKPRMKGRAELVRYSDDFVICFEREEDARRVMEVLPKRMEKYGLTLHPEKTRLVEFRPPRPENRG from the coding sequence GTGCTCCTGCGCCTCATCGGCAAGTGGCTGAAGGCGGGGATTCTGGAAGAGGGGAATGTGACATACCCCGATGAGGGGACACCGCAGGGCGGGGTCATCTCGCCCGTGCTGGCGAACATCTACCTGCACGAAGTGCTGGACGTGTGGTTCGAGAAGGAAGTCAAACCGCGCATGAAGGGACGCGCGGAGCTCGTACGCTACTCGGACGATTTCGTCATCTGCTTCGAGAGGGAGGAAGATGCTCGCCGCGTCATGGAGGTACTTCCCAAGAGGATGGAGAAGTACGGCCTGACGCTCCACCCGGAGAAGACCCGGCTGGTTGAATTCCGCCCACCGCGCCCGGAAAACAGGGGATAG
- a CDS encoding SRPBCC family protein has product MNRIADTTRLFLLAILAISHVQCQDMSNIRTRINPNAATVARTELLIHAPPKAIWSVLTEIDRWTVWMPEFASARLEGPLAPGSVIFWEPPGQVVESRLVVVEPERRLIWNGTDGAVHVWELIPMANGTLLRNEESIDEWKLAGSVDGNAFLTDALNTWNSRIAQQVATWEGSVE; this is encoded by the coding sequence ATGAACAGAATAGCTGACACCACCAGGCTCTTTCTTCTCGCCATCCTCGCGATTTCTCATGTCCAATGCCAGGACATGTCCAACATCCGGACGCGGATCAATCCGAACGCCGCGACCGTCGCGCGCACCGAACTGCTCATCCACGCGCCGCCGAAGGCGATCTGGTCGGTATTGACCGAGATCGACCGCTGGACCGTATGGATGCCCGAGTTTGCCTCGGCGCGGCTCGAAGGGCCCCTCGCCCCCGGTTCGGTGATCTTCTGGGAGCCCCCAGGCCAGGTGGTGGAGTCTCGTCTCGTCGTAGTGGAACCCGAACGCCGACTCATCTGGAATGGCACGGATGGCGCCGTCCATGTGTGGGAACTGATCCCGATGGCCAACGGCACACTCCTGCGCAACGAAGAATCCATCGACGAATGGAAGCTTGCCGGCTCGGTCGACGGGAACGCATTCCTTACCGATGCCCTCAACACATGGAACAGCCGCATTGCCCAACAGGTAGCTACATGGGAAGGAAGCGTCGAATGA
- a CDS encoding YopT-type cysteine protease domain-containing protein has translation MHFDGEIKALDQDITNAIADVERHENAGLEKVWSEKYKMQSSSFFGDKVTEETNEPGFYRISLKGDRRGHAMGIENLGNGQFKFMDPNSGEFHLHDEAALRHVVTQNARLMGYANDAFSFEIQRLRT, from the coding sequence ATGCACTTCGATGGAGAGATCAAAGCACTCGACCAAGATATCACCAACGCCATAGCGGATGTGGAGAGGCATGAGAACGCCGGCCTGGAGAAGGTCTGGTCCGAAAAATACAAGATGCAAAGCTCCTCCTTCTTTGGGGATAAAGTCACGGAGGAGACCAACGAGCCCGGGTTCTATCGGATCTCGCTGAAGGGCGACAGGCGCGGTCATGCCATGGGCATTGAGAATCTCGGCAATGGACAGTTCAAGTTCATGGACCCGAACAGCGGCGAATTCCACCTGCATGACGAGGCCGCCCTGAGACATGTCGTGACGCAAAACGCGCGGCTGATGGGCTACGCGAACGACGCCTTCTCGTTCGAGATCCAGCGCCTCCGCACCTGA
- a CDS encoding RNA polymerase sigma factor — protein sequence MARFCQGDARAFDALFQRYARPIHGYLARMTGQVAAAEDLSQQTFLSLVKARGRFQEGSRVKPWLYAIATNAARDWQRRKRPEELTDEGELPAQVASEHGGSRDLGLENAVQRALAQLPEGQRIPIVLHRFEGMGFAEIAEAMGLTESAVKVRAHRGYARLRELLSALEQEAKE from the coding sequence ATGGCGCGCTTCTGCCAGGGTGATGCACGGGCCTTCGACGCCCTCTTCCAGCGCTATGCGCGGCCCATCCACGGCTACCTGGCGCGGATGACGGGCCAGGTGGCCGCGGCCGAGGACCTGTCCCAGCAGACGTTCCTGTCGCTGGTGAAGGCGCGCGGGCGCTTCCAGGAGGGCTCGCGGGTGAAGCCGTGGCTGTACGCCATCGCCACCAACGCGGCGCGCGACTGGCAGCGGCGCAAGCGTCCCGAGGAGCTGACGGACGAGGGAGAGCTGCCCGCCCAGGTCGCCTCGGAGCACGGCGGCTCCCGGGACCTGGGCCTGGAGAACGCCGTGCAGCGGGCGCTCGCCCAGTTGCCCGAGGGACAGCGCATCCCCATCGTCCTGCACCGCTTCGAGGGGATGGGCTTCGCGGAGATCGCCGAGGCGATGGGGCTGACGGAGTCGGCGGTGAAGGTCCGCGCCCACCGGGGCTACGCGCGGCTGCGCGAGTTGCTGTCCGCCCTCGAACAGGAGGCGAAGGAATGA
- a CDS encoding NrsF family protein encodes MSAECTRVLEALGQPLSPELAAHADGCAGCRALLEGFDALESLPVPGAARPPPDLEPVRAVALEALAAQPKATPWTSEAWKLGGLYTGMMALVTLVFAAKGLLSNTAPLGVVVGLAVLLLLSMGGALWVALAPARRLGWLGVGTGAVGVALLVVLGGSGLANPNRGFVEGCVSCVRTGALFSLLPLVATLGMLRRMALHAVRAVAAGLAAGAVGLLLLHVHCSDGSPGHLAVSHVGPWLVLGALAPWVRARLRTTRHAP; translated from the coding sequence ATGAGCGCCGAGTGCACGCGCGTGCTGGAAGCCCTGGGCCAACCCCTCTCGCCGGAGCTCGCCGCGCATGCGGACGGCTGCGCCGGGTGCCGGGCCCTGCTCGAGGGCTTCGACGCGCTGGAGTCCCTGCCCGTCCCGGGAGCCGCTCGGCCTCCCCCCGACCTGGAGCCCGTGCGGGCCGTCGCCCTGGAAGCGCTGGCGGCACAGCCCAAAGCGACTCCCTGGACGTCCGAGGCCTGGAAGCTCGGGGGCCTGTACACGGGCATGATGGCGCTCGTGACGCTCGTCTTCGCGGCGAAGGGCCTCCTGAGCAACACGGCGCCCCTCGGGGTGGTGGTGGGGCTGGCCGTCCTCCTGCTGCTGTCCATGGGGGGCGCGCTCTGGGTGGCGCTGGCACCCGCGCGGCGCCTGGGCTGGCTTGGGGTGGGCACCGGCGCGGTGGGCGTGGCGCTGCTGGTCGTGCTGGGCGGCTCGGGGCTCGCCAACCCCAACAGGGGCTTTGTCGAGGGGTGCGTCTCCTGCGTGCGCACGGGGGCGCTCTTCTCGCTGCTGCCCCTCGTCGCCACCCTGGGCATGCTGCGCCGAATGGCCTTGCACGCCGTCCGGGCGGTGGCCGCGGGACTGGCCGCGGGCGCGGTGGGCTTGCTCCTCCTGCACGTGCACTGCTCCGATGGGAGCCCCGGGCACCTGGCCGTCTCCCATGTGGGGCCCTGGCTCGTGCTGGGCGCGCTCGCCCCCTGGGTGCGAGCCCGTCTGCGCACCACCCGCCACGCCCCCTGA
- a CDS encoding SRPBCC family protein yields the protein MNAAPDLNELAKRQLEVTRLINAPRALVFQAFTDAKMISNWWGPNGFRTTTYSKDVRPGGAWRFTMHGPDGTDFPNHILYTKVVPDERLEWDHGSKEGEVMFKAVVTFKDEGGKTRVTLQHTLPTVEAREQAAKYAIEGGTQTLARLEAHLASQGGRAEAGKGQRAP from the coding sequence ATGAATGCAGCGCCCGATCTGAATGAGCTCGCGAAGCGGCAGCTCGAAGTGACCCGGCTGATCAACGCGCCACGCGCGCTGGTCTTTCAGGCGTTCACGGACGCGAAGATGATCTCGAACTGGTGGGGGCCGAACGGGTTTCGGACGACGACCTACAGCAAGGACGTGCGGCCCGGCGGCGCGTGGCGCTTCACGATGCACGGTCCCGACGGCACCGACTTCCCGAACCACATCCTCTACACGAAGGTGGTCCCCGACGAGCGGCTCGAGTGGGACCACGGCTCGAAGGAAGGGGAGGTGATGTTCAAAGCCGTCGTCACCTTCAAGGACGAAGGCGGCAAGACGCGTGTCACGCTCCAGCACACCTTGCCGACCGTCGAAGCTCGCGAGCAGGCGGCGAAGTACGCAATCGAGGGCGGAACCCAGACCCTCGCGCGGCTCGAAGCGCACCTCGCATCTCAGGGGGGCAGAGCCGAAGCCGGAAAAGGCCAGAGAGCCCCCTGA
- a CDS encoding ArsR/SmtB family transcription factor, which translates to MLDPLSATFAALADPTRRAILARLAKGETSVTELAQPFEMSLPAVTKHLKVLERAGLITRSRAAQWRPCRLAPAPLKTANDWLEHYRQFWEGSFDRLEDYLADLQGQPRPKRTRKVAPPKKARTGEKT; encoded by the coding sequence ATGCTCGATCCCCTTAGCGCCACCTTCGCGGCCCTTGCAGACCCCACTCGGCGGGCGATCCTCGCTCGGCTGGCAAAGGGCGAGACCTCCGTCACCGAGCTCGCACAGCCGTTCGAGATGAGCCTCCCGGCAGTGACGAAGCACCTCAAGGTGCTCGAGCGCGCCGGGCTGATCACGCGGAGCCGCGCAGCCCAGTGGAGACCGTGTCGTCTGGCGCCAGCGCCGCTGAAGACCGCCAACGACTGGCTCGAGCACTACCGACAATTCTGGGAGGGCAGCTTCGACAGGCTCGAGGACTACCTCGCTGACCTGCAGGGGCAGCCGCGTCCGAAACGCACCCGCAAGGTGGCACCTCCGAAGAAGGCCCGAACAGGAGAGAAGACATGA
- the hrpA gene encoding ATP-dependent RNA helicase HrpA, with amino-acid sequence MKRPLPAEAAPAGKSLELVTIPAPPPELRVRRDARFASPGEKRTRHHLPESLESTSPVGYRTRVSLSRQEAGTLLSLLSLFEECSLGVLSARQSTNFHGQREVLLGPSAPALSLHTAPIPPIRSHAGAYERAGRIPPGTPGEQVPTRFVRGEACASVIGHAAMSGDSPVPAPGGLPTLHFPPELPISSRVEDITAAITAHQVVIVAGATGSGKTTQLPKVLLAMGRGRPRQIGVTQPRRIAATSVAARVARELGTELGTDVGYQIRFEDRSSRRTAVKFMTDGVLLAQIHGDPLLSRYDTIVLDEAHERSLTIDFLLGWLKRILPRRPDLKVVVSSATIETERFSRFFGGAPVIQVEGRTFPVDVLYEPPPEDAELADSVADAVADVLSLDPDGDVLVFLPGEREIREAENALNARELRGTVVQPLYARLSAAEQSRVFATIPERRIILATNVAETSVTIPGIVYVVDTGVARLSRYDPRSGTTRLHIEPVSQASADQRKGRCGRVREGICVRLYDEASFTTRSAFTDPEIKRTGLAGVILRMKSLGLGDVEDFPFLDPPQPRAIAEGWRVLEELGAIEGKERTLTPLGHQLARFPVDPRIARMILAGAEYGCLDEVLIVAAALNLQDPRERPRELAQKADESHRRFRDEHSDFTGLLKLWAFVREAEDRGTSHLRRVCRDNFLSFLRVREWRDVQRQLEETVRELRLPRKGRGAPARGDVLHQSLLTGLLSRIGQWNPEQRHYTGAKQTRFMVHPSSALAKKPPAWVMAFELVETSQLFARTVAKLDPEWLAAAAPHLLKRSYSEPHWSEKSARAVVKENATLFGLQVFKERPVSLASMDPARARLMFLEHALVRGEYRTRGAFQEKNRQVLERVARLRDKARRSELLDDEALLTFFDQRLPADVTDGASFEAWRRKAEAADPDVLVLSMEDALSHDPGLSPAHYPDAIPLHGASVPVTYTFDPAAEDDGITLSVPLLLLAQLVPGELDWTIPGWQREKLTALLEQLPRAQRKQLGPVPDLVDRLEKELVPFRGPMIPALARAVSRLCGVDVPEESLRADAVAPYLRITLRVLDERGKELARSRDASALLAQYGGPARAALRSAAPTSDWERKGLTAWTFGELPPVVTRRVGKLEVRSYPALVDRGAAVDLVLLETSAAADAATRTGVRRLLMLAARGHVAVSAARMPLPFPSLDGAPPARGQADAFRALVLARSVDDAFELAPGAPLPRTKAAFEALVREGSPRIERAARDWANAVGVTSSELAATLAALKAASKGPSGAAAVRDIRSQLGHLFPANLIEWIPFVRLLNYPRYLRAAQARLSRAVANPGKDAGKAAPFTPLWETFLARRATVRDQEAARELRWVFEELRVAIFAPEVTTPVSVTVAKVDAALAALR; translated from the coding sequence ATGAAGAGGCCCCTCCCCGCCGAAGCGGCACCCGCGGGCAAGTCGCTCGAGCTGGTGACGATTCCCGCTCCCCCTCCCGAACTCCGGGTCCGCCGTGACGCGCGCTTCGCCTCCCCCGGTGAGAAGCGCACGCGCCATCACCTGCCCGAGTCGCTCGAGTCCACCTCGCCCGTGGGCTACCGCACGCGCGTCTCGCTCTCCCGGCAGGAGGCGGGCACCCTGCTGTCGCTGCTCTCGCTGTTCGAGGAGTGCTCGCTCGGGGTGCTCTCCGCCAGGCAGTCCACCAACTTCCACGGACAGCGGGAGGTGCTCCTCGGCCCCTCGGCTCCTGCCCTCTCCCTCCACACGGCCCCCATCCCTCCTATACGCTCGCATGCAGGTGCGTATGAGCGTGCAGGGAGAATCCCTCCAGGAACGCCGGGCGAGCAGGTACCCACACGATTCGTCAGGGGCGAAGCGTGCGCTTCAGTGATAGGCCATGCCGCCATGTCCGGCGACTCACCCGTCCCCGCCCCCGGCGGCTTGCCCACCCTGCACTTCCCCCCCGAGCTCCCCATCTCGAGCCGGGTGGAGGACATCACCGCGGCCATCACCGCCCATCAGGTGGTCATTGTCGCGGGGGCCACCGGCTCGGGGAAGACGACGCAGCTGCCGAAAGTCCTGCTCGCCATGGGGCGCGGCCGCCCGCGCCAGATTGGCGTCACCCAGCCCCGGCGTATCGCCGCGACGAGCGTGGCGGCGCGCGTGGCACGCGAGCTCGGCACGGAGCTGGGCACGGACGTCGGCTACCAGATTCGCTTCGAGGACCGCTCGTCCCGGCGGACAGCCGTGAAGTTCATGACCGACGGGGTCCTGCTCGCGCAGATTCACGGCGACCCGCTCCTGAGCCGCTACGACACGATCGTGCTCGACGAGGCCCACGAGCGCAGCCTCACCATCGACTTCCTGCTGGGGTGGCTCAAGCGCATCCTCCCCAGGCGCCCCGACCTCAAGGTGGTGGTGAGCTCGGCCACCATCGAGACCGAGCGCTTCTCGCGGTTCTTCGGGGGGGCTCCGGTCATCCAGGTGGAGGGCCGTACCTTTCCGGTGGACGTGCTCTACGAGCCGCCCCCCGAGGACGCCGAGCTCGCCGACTCCGTCGCCGATGCGGTGGCGGACGTGCTCTCGCTCGACCCGGACGGGGACGTCCTCGTGTTCCTCCCCGGGGAGCGAGAAATCCGCGAGGCCGAGAATGCCCTGAACGCGCGCGAGCTCCGCGGCACGGTGGTGCAGCCCCTGTATGCGCGCCTGTCGGCCGCCGAGCAGTCGCGCGTCTTCGCCACCATCCCCGAGCGCCGGATCATCCTCGCCACCAACGTCGCGGAGACGTCGGTCACCATCCCGGGGATCGTGTACGTCGTGGACACGGGGGTGGCGCGCCTGTCGCGCTACGACCCACGCTCGGGCACCACACGCCTGCACATCGAGCCGGTCTCCCAGGCCAGCGCCGACCAGCGCAAAGGGCGCTGCGGACGCGTGCGCGAGGGGATCTGCGTGCGCCTCTACGACGAGGCGAGCTTCACCACGCGGTCCGCCTTCACCGACCCGGAAATCAAGCGCACCGGGCTCGCGGGGGTCATCCTGCGCATGAAGTCCCTCGGCCTCGGTGACGTCGAGGACTTCCCCTTCCTCGACCCGCCCCAGCCGAGGGCCATCGCCGAGGGCTGGCGGGTGCTCGAGGAACTCGGGGCCATCGAGGGCAAGGAGCGCACCTTGACGCCGCTCGGGCACCAGCTCGCGCGCTTCCCGGTGGACCCGCGCATCGCGCGGATGATTCTCGCCGGCGCCGAGTACGGGTGCCTGGACGAGGTGCTCATCGTCGCCGCGGCGCTCAACCTGCAGGACCCGCGCGAGCGGCCACGGGAGCTCGCTCAGAAGGCGGACGAGTCGCACCGGCGCTTCCGTGACGAGCACTCGGACTTCACGGGGCTGCTCAAGCTGTGGGCGTTCGTGCGCGAGGCCGAGGACCGGGGGACGTCCCATCTGCGGCGCGTGTGCCGGGACAACTTCCTGTCCTTCCTGCGGGTGCGCGAGTGGCGGGACGTCCAACGCCAGCTCGAGGAGACCGTCCGCGAGCTGCGCCTGCCGCGCAAGGGCCGGGGCGCCCCGGCGCGCGGGGACGTCCTGCACCAGTCGCTCCTCACCGGGCTCCTGTCCCGCATCGGCCAGTGGAATCCGGAGCAGCGCCACTATACGGGCGCGAAGCAGACGCGCTTCATGGTTCACCCCTCGTCGGCGCTCGCGAAAAAGCCCCCGGCCTGGGTGATGGCGTTCGAGCTCGTGGAGACGTCCCAGCTGTTCGCGCGCACCGTGGCGAAGCTCGACCCGGAGTGGCTCGCGGCGGCGGCCCCCCACCTGCTCAAGCGCAGCTACTCCGAACCGCACTGGTCGGAGAAGTCCGCGCGCGCCGTGGTGAAGGAGAACGCGACCCTCTTCGGGCTTCAAGTCTTCAAGGAGCGCCCCGTGTCCCTGGCCAGCATGGACCCCGCCCGGGCACGGCTGATGTTCCTCGAGCATGCCCTGGTGCGCGGCGAGTACCGCACCCGGGGGGCGTTCCAGGAGAAGAACCGCCAGGTGCTCGAGCGCGTGGCGCGCCTGCGGGACAAGGCCCGGCGCAGCGAGCTGCTCGACGACGAGGCGCTGCTGACGTTCTTCGACCAGCGCCTCCCGGCGGACGTGACGGACGGAGCAAGCTTCGAGGCCTGGCGCCGCAAGGCCGAGGCGGCCGACCCCGACGTGCTCGTCCTCTCGATGGAGGATGCCCTCTCGCACGACCCGGGCCTGTCCCCGGCGCACTACCCGGACGCCATCCCCCTGCACGGCGCGTCCGTTCCGGTGACGTACACCTTCGACCCCGCGGCCGAGGACGACGGCATCACCCTGAGCGTGCCGCTGCTGCTGCTCGCCCAGTTGGTCCCGGGTGAGCTCGACTGGACCATCCCCGGGTGGCAGCGGGAGAAACTCACCGCCCTGCTCGAGCAGCTCCCCCGCGCCCAGCGCAAGCAGCTGGGGCCGGTGCCGGACCTGGTCGACCGTCTCGAGAAGGAACTCGTGCCCTTCCGCGGGCCGATGATTCCAGCGCTCGCGCGTGCGGTGTCCCGGCTGTGCGGCGTGGACGTGCCCGAGGAGTCCCTCCGGGCGGATGCCGTGGCGCCGTACCTGCGCATCACGCTCCGGGTGCTCGACGAGCGGGGAAAGGAGCTCGCGCGCAGCCGTGACGCCAGCGCGCTGCTCGCGCAGTACGGGGGACCTGCACGGGCGGCGCTGCGCAGCGCGGCACCGACTTCGGACTGGGAGCGCAAGGGGCTGACGGCCTGGACCTTCGGCGAGCTGCCCCCCGTGGTCACCCGGCGGGTCGGCAAGCTCGAGGTCCGCAGCTACCCCGCGCTCGTCGACCGGGGCGCTGCCGTGGACCTGGTGCTGCTCGAGACCTCCGCCGCCGCCGACGCGGCCACGCGCACGGGGGTCCGCCGGCTCCTGATGCTCGCCGCGCGCGGACACGTGGCCGTCAGCGCCGCGCGCATGCCGCTGCCCTTCCCTTCCCTGGACGGCGCGCCGCCCGCGCGGGGCCAGGCCGACGCCTTCCGGGCGCTCGTCCTCGCACGCAGCGTCGACGATGCGTTCGAGCTCGCACCGGGTGCGCCGCTGCCCCGCACGAAGGCGGCCTTCGAGGCGCTGGTCCGTGAGGGCTCACCGCGCATCGAGCGTGCGGCCCGGGACTGGGCGAACGCCGTCGGTGTCACCTCCTCGGAGCTCGCCGCGACGCTCGCCGCGCTCAAGGCCGCATCAAAGGGGCCGAGCGGCGCGGCGGCCGTGCGGGACATCCGCTCGCAGCTCGGGCACCTGTTCCCCGCGAACCTCATCGAGTGGATTCCCTTCGTGCGCCTGCTGAACTACCCGCGCTACCTCCGCGCGGCCCAGGCACGGCTGTCGCGTGCGGTGGCGAACCCCGGCAAGGACGCAGGGAAGGCCGCGCCCTTCACCCCCCTGTGGGAGACCTTCCTCGCCAGGCGCGCCACCGTGCGCGACCAGGAGGCGGCGCGGGAGCTGCGGTGGGTCTTCGAGGAGCTCCGCGTGGCCATCTTCGCTCCGGAGGTGACGACGCCCGTGTCGGTGACGGTGGCGAAGGTCGACGCGGCCCTCGCGGCGCTGCGCTAA
- a CDS encoding imm11 family protein — MTTRYFWITKDYGTAAGSWQLDEPVDATGEAFDRAFQLTSGMPVSVEDPLKCPLKRPGTPLDFSLTDTSDIPVVPERLARLIAQWAPGDVQAVPVEVKGQTEPHCILVATRTVACIDDAKCKKVEYRKPEVGRPERAGRRYKRVDGLRIDPEKVGAAQLFRPSGWTVALIVSERIHAALLDAEVSGIHFECVTRPPEHDVSEQDPSAP; from the coding sequence ATGACAACGCGCTATTTCTGGATCACCAAGGACTACGGGACCGCCGCTGGAAGCTGGCAGTTGGACGAGCCCGTGGATGCAACGGGCGAGGCGTTCGATCGCGCCTTCCAGCTCACGAGCGGGATGCCCGTGAGCGTCGAGGACCCCCTCAAGTGTCCCCTGAAGCGTCCGGGCACACCGCTCGATTTCTCCCTGACGGACACCAGCGACATTCCGGTCGTTCCCGAACGGCTCGCCAGACTCATCGCCCAGTGGGCCCCCGGGGACGTGCAGGCCGTCCCGGTGGAGGTCAAGGGACAAACCGAACCCCATTGCATCCTCGTCGCGACCCGGACCGTCGCGTGCATCGACGACGCGAAGTGCAAGAAGGTGGAGTACCGGAAGCCGGAGGTAGGACGCCCGGAGCGGGCTGGCCGGAGGTACAAGCGCGTGGACGGCCTGCGGATCGACCCGGAGAAGGTGGGAGCGGCCCAGCTCTTCCGCCCCTCGGGATGGACGGTGGCGCTCATCGTGTCCGAACGCATCCACGCGGCGCTGCTGGACGCGGAGGTGTCGGGCATTCACTTCGAGTGTGTCACGCGGCCCCCCGAGCACGATGTGAGCGAACAGGACCCGAGCGCCCCATGA
- a CDS encoding YopT-type cysteine protease domain-containing protein, protein MNMKIKNGSPAPPPSSVRGHERVRQGPAPLATPRQEGPRRESPTPSPAPEKSRYDTTQQRGGPAVPSKAPTPQEHAAYTTRTSSLRYGQRSAAYHAPDSAPPQGGYDLNESFASMNVGGGQPGWQVLSAKQTHIDSVLLDHTQRPISGANLTQYIAQDENPEFNRIPGSGACSAITTNWFKAGMRTQDPEQASANFNHRLGDSHRLATQQKEYLHKYQKVGQLLDARGTAVQNKADAEQELHERKADFEEFAQEARDTALHPEDRRKYRQLEAEKRTVPRDSKRYQDIVREQGDLTSHAIRLALSDAESMQRFQQSQTEFANVKQDVMHFHGAIEALDQDITNAIAAVERHENAGLRKVWSREYDMRSSSVFGDKVTEKTNEPGFYRISLKGDRRGHAMGIENLGNGQFKFMDPNSGEFHLHDKAALRHVVTQNARLMGYANDAFSFEIQHLLP, encoded by the coding sequence ATGAACATGAAGATCAAGAACGGTTCGCCGGCCCCTCCTCCGTCTTCCGTTCGCGGCCATGAGCGCGTGAGGCAGGGGCCAGCGCCCCTCGCCACCCCACGGCAGGAAGGTCCGCGGCGCGAGTCCCCCACGCCCTCTCCGGCGCCGGAGAAGAGCCGGTACGACACGACGCAACAGCGGGGCGGCCCTGCCGTTCCCAGCAAGGCGCCAACGCCGCAAGAGCATGCGGCGTACACCACCCGGACCTCCAGTCTGAGATACGGTCAGCGCTCGGCCGCGTATCACGCACCCGACAGTGCCCCGCCCCAGGGTGGCTACGACCTGAACGAATCCTTCGCGAGCATGAATGTGGGCGGCGGCCAGCCAGGGTGGCAGGTCTTGAGCGCCAAACAGACGCACATCGATTCGGTCCTGCTCGATCACACCCAGAGGCCCATCTCCGGAGCCAATCTCACCCAATACATCGCACAGGATGAGAACCCGGAATTCAACCGCATTCCGGGGTCCGGAGCATGCTCGGCCATCACGACGAACTGGTTCAAGGCGGGAATGCGCACCCAGGATCCGGAGCAAGCCTCGGCGAATTTCAACCACCGACTCGGGGACTCGCATCGCCTCGCGACTCAGCAGAAAGAGTACCTGCACAAGTACCAAAAGGTCGGGCAGCTGCTGGATGCTCGCGGAACGGCGGTACAGAACAAGGCAGATGCCGAGCAGGAGCTTCATGAGCGCAAGGCCGACTTCGAAGAATTTGCCCAGGAAGCAAGGGATACGGCGCTACACCCGGAGGACAGGCGGAAATACCGTCAATTGGAGGCGGAGAAGAGGACGGTTCCTCGGGATTCTAAGCGATATCAAGACATCGTCCGTGAACAAGGGGACTTGACCAGTCACGCGATAAGACTTGCGCTGTCTGACGCTGAATCCATGCAGAGATTCCAGCAGAGTCAGACGGAATTCGCCAACGTCAAGCAGGATGTCATGCACTTCCATGGAGCGATCGAAGCACTCGACCAAGACATCACCAACGCCATAGCGGCTGTGGAGAGGCATGAGAACGCCGGCCTGAGGAAGGTCTGGTCCAGAGAATACGACATGCGAAGCTCCTCCGTCTTTGGGGATAAAGTCACGGAGAAGACCAACGAGCCCGGGTTCTATCGGATCTCGCTGAAGGGCGACAGGCGCGGTCATGCCATGGGCATTGAGAATCTCGGCAATGGACAGTTCAAGTTCATGGACCCGAACAGCGGCGAATTCCACCTGCATGACAAGGCCGCCCTGAGACATGTCGTGACGCAAAACGCGCGGCTGATGGGCTACGCGAACGACGCCTTCTCGTTCGAGATCCAGCACCTCCTCCCCTGA
- a CDS encoding RNA polymerase sigma factor, which yields MTEGEVEAHRLLGVEHAVLHRFEGMGFAEIAEAMGLTESAVKVRAHRGYARLRELLSALEQEAKE from the coding sequence ATGACAGAGGGCGAAGTCGAAGCGCACCGGCTCCTCGGCGTCGAGCACGCCGTCCTGCACCGCTTCGAGGGGATGGGCTTCGCGGAGATCGCCGAGGCGATGGGGCTGACGGAGTCGGCGGTGAAGGTCCGCGCCCACCGGGGCTACGCGCGGCTGCGCGAGTTGCTGTCCGCCCTCGAACAGGAGGCGAAGGAATGA
- a CDS encoding NrsF family protein translates to MSAECTRVLEALGQPLSPELAAHADGCAGCRALLEGFDALESLPVPGAARPPPDLEPVRAVALEALAAQPKATPWTSEAWTLGGLYTGMMALVTLVFAAKGLLSNTAPLGVVVGLAVLLLLSMGGALWVALAPARRLGWLGVGTGAVGVALLVVLGGSGLANPNRGFVEGCVSCVRTGALFSLLPLVATLGMLRRMALHAVRAVAAGLAAGAVGLLLLHVHCSDGSPGHLAVSHVGPWLVLGALAPWVRARLRTTRHAP, encoded by the coding sequence ATGAGCGCCGAGTGCACGCGCGTGCTGGAAGCCCTGGGCCAACCCCTCTCGCCGGAGCTCGCCGCGCATGCGGACGGCTGCGCCGGGTGCCGGGCCCTGCTCGAGGGCTTCGACGCGCTGGAGTCCCTGCCCGTCCCGGGAGCCGCTCGGCCTCCCCCCGACCTGGAGCCCGTGCGGGCCGTCGCCCTGGAAGCGCTGGCGGCACAGCCCAAAGCGACTCCCTGGACGTCCGAGGCCTGGACGCTCGGGGGCCTGTACACGGGCATGATGGCGCTCGTGACGCTCGTCTTCGCGGCGAAGGGCCTCCTGAGCAACACGGCGCCCCTCGGGGTGGTGGTGGGGCTGGCCGTCCTCCTGCTGCTGTCCATGGGGGGCGCGCTCTGGGTGGCGCTGGCACCCGCGCGGCGCCTGGGCTGGCTCGGGGTGGGCACCGGCGCGGTGGGCGTGGCGCTGCTGGTCGTGCTGGGCGGCTCGGGGCTCGCCAACCCCAACAGGGGCTTTGTCGAGGGGTGCGTCTCCTGCGTGCGCACGGGGGCGCTCTTCTCGCTGCTGCCCCTCGTCGCCACCCTGGGCATGCTGCGCCGAATGGCCTTGCACGCCGTCCGGGCGGTGGCCGCGGGACTGGCCGCGGGCGCGGTGGGCTTGCTCCTCCTGCACGTGCACTGCTCCGATGGGAGCCCCGGGCACCTGGCCGTCTCCCATGTGGGGCCCTGGCTCGTGCTGGGCGCGCTCGCCCCCTGGGTGCGAGCCCGTCTGCGCACCACCCGCCACGCCCCCTGA